A segment of the Acidimicrobiales bacterium genome:
ATCGGACATCGTGGACGCCGTCCTGCTGGCGGGGAGCTGCGCCCCCCGGCCGTTCCGGTCGTTCAACGTGGCGACGGGCGACTACATCACGGTGCAGGAGATCGCCGAGCTCGCCCTCGAGGTGCTCGGGATCGAGTCGACCACGTTCCACTTCACCGGCGGGGACCGCGGATGGAAGGGCGACGTGCCCGTCGTCCGGGTCAACACGGACCGCATCCGGGCCCTGGGGTGGTCCAATGCGATGTCGTCACGTCAGGCGCTCGAGGCGTCGCTGCGTTCCATGGTCGTCGATGCGAGGTCGGGGCGCTTGACATGACCACCCCGGGTGGGCTGCGCCCGGCGGTCTTCCTCGACCGGGACGGCGTGCTCAACGAGGCCGTCGTCCGGGAGGGCAAGCCCTACCCGCCCCAGTCGCCGGACGAGGTCGTCGTGGTCCCGGGCATGGGTGCGGCCTGCGCCCGGATGCGGGAGCACGGGTTCGTGCTCGTGGTGGTCACCAACCAGCCCGACGTGGCCCGTGGGCGCCAGACGGCCGCCGGGGTCGAGGCGATCAATGCGGTGCTGCGCGCCGAGGTCCCCCTGGACGCCGTGTACGTCTGCCTCCACGACAACGAGGACGGGTGCCGGTGCCGCAAGCCCCGGCCGGGGATGCTCCTGGCTGCCGCCGAGGACCTGTCCCTGGCCCTGGGGCGCAGCTTCATGGTGGGCGACCGCTGGTCGGATATCGCCGCCGGCCGTCGTGCAGGCTGCCGGACGGTGTATATTGATCGGGGGTACCAGGAGCAACGTCCGATCGCGCCCGACCACGTCGTCGGCCACCCAGTCGAGGCGCTCGACTGGGTCCTGACGACGGTGCGACTGGAGGGGGGGGGCCGTGACCGATCAACGTCCGTACGGCATCAAGATCTTTGCTGACGGGGCCGACCTCGAGGGGATCCTCGAGCTGGCCCGCGACCCGGTCATCTCGGGCTTCACCACCAACCCCACCCTGATGCGCAAGTCGGGCGTCGACGACTACGCAGGCTTCGCGCGCAAGATCCTCGACAACGTCACGGACCATCCGATCTCGTTCGAAGTGCTCTCCGACGAGTTCGACGAGATGGGCGCCCAGGCTCGCACGATCGCGTCGTGGGGCTCCAACGTGTACGTGAAGATCCCGGTGACCAACACGCGCGGGGAGAGCTCGGCACCGCTCATCCGCGAGCTGTCGGCCGAGGGGCATCACCTCAACGTGACCGCCATCCTCGCCCTCGATCAGGTGGCGACCGTGGCCGACGCGCTGGCGGACACCCCGGGGGCGGTGGTGTCGGTCTTCGCCGGCCGGATCGCCGACACGGGTCGCGATCCCGTGCCGTTGATGACCGAAGCGGTCGGGCTGCTGGCAGGCAACCCCCGGCTCGAGCTGCTGTGGGCGAGCCCGCGCGAGATCCTGAACGTTCCGCAGGCGGCGGCGGTCGGCTGCCACATCATCACGGTGACCCACGACCTCCTGGCGAAGCTGAAGGGCCTGGGCCGGGGCCTCGAGGAGGTCTCGCTCGACACCGTCCGGATGTTCCGCGACGACGCCGAAAGCGCGGGTTTCCTGCTTTGAGCGAGCCCCGGACCGTCCCGGCCGGTCCCAGTGCCGGGCGCGACGAGTGGGACCGCCACTGGGCGCGCTACGGCGAGCCCGCCGCGGGGAACCCGGCGAACACCTATCGCCATCGCCTCATCATGAAGCTGATCGGCGAGCCCACGGCCGGTGACACCGTGCTCGACATCGGCTCCGGCCAGGGCGAGCTGGCGCTCCTGCTCAAGCGCCGGTTCCCCGCGGCGACGGTGCGCGGCGTGGAGTTCAGCGCCGAGGGCGTGCACCGGGCGCGAACGGCGGCGGCCGCGGCAGAGCTGGCCATCGAGTTCTCCCAGCGAGACCTGCTCGAGGACGCGCCCCTGAGCCCCGACGACGCCGGACGCGCCGGCTACGCGGTGTGCTCGGAGGTCCTCGAGCACGTCGACGACCCGGCACTGCTGCTGCGCAACGCCGCCGCGTACCTGGCTCCGGGCTGTCGCCTCGTGGTCACCGTCCCCGGCGGCCCCCGCTCGGCCTTCGATCGCCACATCGGGCACCGCCAGCACTTCCGCCCGGCCGGCCTGCGCCGCCTGCTCGAGGGGGCGGGCTTCACGGTGGAGCACGTGGCCCGCGCCGGGTTCCCGTTCTTCAATCTGTACCGGCTGGCGGTGATCGCCCGGGGACGCCGCCTGATCGCCGACCTCGAGCAGGACCGGGCCGAGGACGGGGGTGGGGCCCAGGGGACGGTCCTCGCCCTGTTCGACCGGGCCTTCCGCCTGAACATCCAGTCGTCACCGTTCGGCTGGCAGATGGTGGCCGTCGGTCGGCTCACGGGAGCGGGGGGCCCGTCATGATCATCTCGCGCACGCCGCTTCGGATCACCCTCGGCGGAGGCGGCACCGACCTTCCCTCGTACTTCGGCGAGCACGGCGGCTTCGTCATCTCGGCGGCGATCAACCGCTACATCTTCATCGCCATCAACCGCACCTTCACGCACGACTACTTCCTGAAGTATTCGGAGCTCGAACAGGTCGACCTCGTCGACCAGATCAAGCACCCGATCATCCGCGAAGCGCTGCGGATGCACCCGATCGGCCCGTCCATCGAGCTCGTGAGCGTCGCCGACATCCCGTCCGGGACGGGGCTCGGCTCCTCGGGCTCGTTCACCGTCGGCCTCCTGCGGGCTGTCTACGGCTACAAGCGCGAACATGTCACCGCTGCCAACCTGGCCGAAGAGGCGTGCAGCATCGAGATCGACCTGCTCGACCGCCCGGTCGGCAAGCAGGACCAGTACATCGCAGCCTTCGGCGGGCTCACGTGCCTCGACATCGCCCCCGACGGGCACGTGTCGGTAGCGCCGCTCCTCGTGTCGAACGACACGCTGCGCGACCTCGAGGAGCATCTCTGCATGTTCTTCACCCACTACTCGCGGCCCGCCGACGTCGTCCTGGCCGAACAACGGACCAAGTCCCGCAGCGGCGACACGGACATGGTCGAGAGCCTGCATTTCGTGAAGGAGAACGGCCTCGCCACGAAGGACGCTCTCGAGAGCGGGGACACCGCCAAGTTCGCCGCGCTCATGGACGAGCACTGGCGGCGCAAGCGCCGGCGGTCGAGCCTGATGTCCAACGACCGGATCGACCGGTGCTACGACATCGCCATGGACAGCGGTGCCCTCGGGGGAAAGCTGGTCGGTGCCGGGTCGGGGGGCTTCCTGCTCTTCTACGCCAAGGACCTGGACTCACTGCGATCGGCCATGGCCGGCGAAGGCCTCAGCGAAGTCCGCTTCACCTTCGATTTCGACGGGTCGTCCCTCCTCGTCCGGGACTGAGCCGATGCAGTGCCTGGTCCTCGCCGGCGGGCTGGGGACGCGGATGCACCCGGCAACGAGGGCCGTCCCGAAGTGCCTCATCGAGGTGGGCGGGCGGCCCTTCGCCCACTGGCAGCTCGAATGGCTCGCCTCCGAGCACGTCGAGAACGTCGTCTACAGCATCGGGCACCTCGGGGAGCTCGTCCGCACCGAGCTCGGTGACGGGTCCCGGTGGGGGATCTCGATCACCTATGTCGACGAGGGTGGCGAGCTCGTGGGCACGGGGGGCGCTGTCCGGCTGGCCGTCGAGCGCGGCGCGGTCGACGACGAGTTCTTCGTCCTGTACGGGGACTCCTACCTGTCGGTGGAGCTGGCGGCCGTGGAGCAGACCTTCCACCAGCGTGACGCCGACGCCCTCATGACCGTGTACCGCAACCACGGCCGGTGGGAGGTCAGCAACGCCGTCTTCGCCGACGGTGTCGTGACCCGGTACGAAAAGGGCCTCTCCCCTCCCCCGCCCGACATGCAGTTCGTGGACTACGGCCTGTCGGCCCTGCGCGCCGCCGTCGTGCTCGAGACCGTCCCTACGGGACGCAGCGACCTGGCCGACGCCTTCACCCTCCTCAGCCGGGCCGGGCGCCTGGCGGGATTCGAGGCCACCGAGCGGTTCTTCGAGATCG
Coding sequences within it:
- a CDS encoding HAD family hydrolase, with translation MTTPGGLRPAVFLDRDGVLNEAVVREGKPYPPQSPDEVVVVPGMGAACARMREHGFVLVVVTNQPDVARGRQTAAGVEAINAVLRAEVPLDAVYVCLHDNEDGCRCRKPRPGMLLAAAEDLSLALGRSFMVGDRWSDIAAGRRAGCRTVYIDRGYQEQRPIAPDHVVGHPVEALDWVLTTVRLEGGGRDRSTSVRHQDLC
- a CDS encoding transaldolase, encoding MTDQRPYGIKIFADGADLEGILELARDPVISGFTTNPTLMRKSGVDDYAGFARKILDNVTDHPISFEVLSDEFDEMGAQARTIASWGSNVYVKIPVTNTRGESSAPLIRELSAEGHHLNVTAILALDQVATVADALADTPGAVVSVFAGRIADTGRDPVPLMTEAVGLLAGNPRLELLWASPREILNVPQAAAVGCHIITVTHDLLAKLKGLGRGLEEVSLDTVRMFRDDAESAGFLL
- a CDS encoding class I SAM-dependent methyltransferase, coding for MSEPRTVPAGPSAGRDEWDRHWARYGEPAAGNPANTYRHRLIMKLIGEPTAGDTVLDIGSGQGELALLLKRRFPAATVRGVEFSAEGVHRARTAAAAAELAIEFSQRDLLEDAPLSPDDAGRAGYAVCSEVLEHVDDPALLLRNAAAYLAPGCRLVVTVPGGPRSAFDRHIGHRQHFRPAGLRRLLEGAGFTVEHVARAGFPFFNLYRLAVIARGRRLIADLEQDRAEDGGGAQGTVLALFDRAFRLNIQSSPFGWQMVAVGRLTGAGGPS
- a CDS encoding galactokinase — its product is MIISRTPLRITLGGGGTDLPSYFGEHGGFVISAAINRYIFIAINRTFTHDYFLKYSELEQVDLVDQIKHPIIREALRMHPIGPSIELVSVADIPSGTGLGSSGSFTVGLLRAVYGYKREHVTAANLAEEACSIEIDLLDRPVGKQDQYIAAFGGLTCLDIAPDGHVSVAPLLVSNDTLRDLEEHLCMFFTHYSRPADVVLAEQRTKSRSGDTDMVESLHFVKENGLATKDALESGDTAKFAALMDEHWRRKRRRSSLMSNDRIDRCYDIAMDSGALGGKLVGAGSGGFLLFYAKDLDSLRSAMAGEGLSEVRFTFDFDGSSLLVRD
- a CDS encoding sugar phosphate nucleotidyltransferase → MQCLVLAGGLGTRMHPATRAVPKCLIEVGGRPFAHWQLEWLASEHVENVVYSIGHLGELVRTELGDGSRWGISITYVDEGGELVGTGGAVRLAVERGAVDDEFFVLYGDSYLSVELAAVEQTFHQRDADALMTVYRNHGRWEVSNAVFADGVVTRYEKGLSPPPPDMQFVDYGLSALRAAVVLETVPTGRSDLADAFTLLSRAGRLAGFEATERFFEIGTPSGLADLERRLTGSADEAHRGG